One region of Zingiber officinale cultivar Zhangliang chromosome 7B, Zo_v1.1, whole genome shotgun sequence genomic DNA includes:
- the LOC122005614 gene encoding putative hydrolase C777.06c isoform X2, with translation MGSSIGFGGGALADGGGSDVVAGRSSLIFLGTGCSGTVPNARCLIHATDPPCPVCTRALSVPPERNPNYRCNTSLLIDYCQDGVHNYIIIDVGKTFREQVLWWFTHHKISRIDSIILTHEHADAVLGLDDARVVQHDLNSIPIYCTQFTMDSVTKRFPYLVKRNLKEGHVFMFTSHLDWKIFVDDIEKPFIASGLKLIPLPVMHGEDYVCLGFFFGQKTRIAYISDVSRFPVASEYTISKSGAGQLDLLILEANSIRKSPSCFTGSL, from the exons ATGGGATCGTCGATCGGTTTTGGGGGTGGAGCCCTTGCTGACGGAGGTGGGTCGGATGTCGTAGCAGGTCGCTCCTCTCTCATTTTTCTCGGGACCGGTTGTTCCGGCACCGTCCCTAACGCGAGATGCTTGATCCACGCTACGGATCCTCCTTGCCCCGTCTGCACCCGGGCCCTCTCCGTTCCTCCTGAGAGAAACCCTAATTACAG GTGCAACACTTCTCTTTTGATTGATTATTGTCAAGATGGAGTACACAATTACATAATAATTGATGTGGGAAAGACGTTCAGAGAACAAGTTTTGTGGTGGTTCACTCACCATAAGATTTCTCGAATAGATTCT ATTATTCTGACTCACGAACATGCAGATGCAGTTCTTGGTCTTGATGATGCCCGGGTGGTTCAACATGATCTTAATTCAATTCCGATATACTGTACCCAATTTACAATGGACAG TGTTACAAAAAGGTTTCCATATTTAGTGAAGAGAAATTTGAAAGAAGGTCATGTATTCATGTTTACTAGTCATTTGGATTGGAAAAtttttgttgatgatattgaGAAGCCTTTTATAGCATCAGGCCTAAAGTTGATTCCTTTGCCA GTGATGCATGGTGAAGATTATGTTTGTTTAGGCTTCTTCTTTGGGCAAAAGACAAGGATTGCATATATATCTGATGTTTCACGCTTCCCTGTTGCCAGTGAATATA CTATCTCAAAATCTGGAGCTGGACAGCTGGACCTTCTGATTCTAGAGGCTAATTCAATTCGCAAG TCACCGTCTTGCTTCACAGGTAGTCTCTAG
- the LOC122005616 gene encoding probable receptor-like protein kinase At1g49730 isoform X2: MEHRLLRRMMALILRWRRLSRSGIPFVKSFTYKQINKATSGFGVILESGPQGTIYKAQFPNGLVGAVRRVRSHQLQNNSFLKNVQLLGRLHHRHLVKLKGFCEGKDRFLVFDYMENGRLKDYLHDPLKTPLDWRTRLQIAIDIAAALEYLQYFCEPPIYNVSISSNNIFLDENFVAKITLNREIEDLFSSSECYFSSLSLGNHCLMKLKLSIGSKNLDLPIQSTRWWTLISVIVMIPKNLEIYLSWQDCVPRLRMIHQSLFPKYYGFCRDIQDILHCNSVRHTDII; this comes from the exons ATGGAGCACCGATTGCTCCGACGGATGATGGCCCTAATCTTGCGGTGGCGCCGCCTGTCGAGGTCAG GCATACCATTTGTGAAGAGTTTCACATACAAGCAGATCAACAAGGCAACTAGTGGTTTCGGTGTGATTCTTGAAAGTGGTCCTCAGGGAACAATTTACAAAGCTCAATTTCCTAATGGACTTGTTGGTGCTGTTAGAAGAGTAAGATCACACCAACTACAGAATAATTCCTTCTTGAAAAATGTCCAACTCTTGGGGCGCTTGCATCATCGTCATCTTGTCAAGCTTAAAGGGTTCTGTGAAGGCAAAGACAG GTTTCTTGTTTTTGACTATATGGAAAATGGAAGGCTGAAGGATTACCTTCATG ACCCACTGAAAACACCCTTGGACTGGAGAACTAGATTACAGATTGCTATTGACATAGCGGCTGCTCTG GAGTACCTTCAGTATTTCTGTGAACCTCCTATATACAATGTGTCCATCAGCTCAAACAACATTTTCTTGGATGAGAACTTTGTTGCGAAG ATAACACTGAACAGAGAAATAGAAGACTTGTTTTCCAGTTCGGAATGCTACTTCTCGAGCTTATCACTGGGCAATCATTGCTTAATGAAGCTGAAATTGTCCATTGGATCCAAGAATCTGGATTTGCCTATTCAATCCACAAGATGGTGGACACTGATCTCGGTGATAGTTATGATTCCAAAGAACTTGGAAATTTACTTGTCGTGGCAAGATTGTGTACCAAGGCTGAGAATGATACATCAATCTCTATTCCCCAAATATTACGGTTTCTGCAGGGACATACAGGACATTCTACATTGTAATAGTGTGCGCCATACCGATATAATTTGA
- the LOC122005616 gene encoding probable receptor-like protein kinase At1g49730 isoform X1 — protein MEHRLLRRMMALILRWRRLSRSGIPFVKSFTYKQINKATSGFGVILESGPQGTIYKAQFPNGLVGAVRRVRSHQLQNNSFLKNVQLLGRLHHRHLVKLKGFCEGKDRFLVFDYMENGRLKDYLHDPLKTPLDWRTRLQIAIDIAAALEYLQYFCEPPIYNVSISSNNIFLDENFVAKLSDVGFVDCDLICNGESNITCSEDNTEQRNRRLVFQFGMLLLELITGQSLLNEAEIVHWIQESGFAYSIHKMVDTDLGDSYDSKELGNLLVVARLCTKAENDTSISIPQILRFLQGHTGHSTL, from the exons ATGGAGCACCGATTGCTCCGACGGATGATGGCCCTAATCTTGCGGTGGCGCCGCCTGTCGAGGTCAG GCATACCATTTGTGAAGAGTTTCACATACAAGCAGATCAACAAGGCAACTAGTGGTTTCGGTGTGATTCTTGAAAGTGGTCCTCAGGGAACAATTTACAAAGCTCAATTTCCTAATGGACTTGTTGGTGCTGTTAGAAGAGTAAGATCACACCAACTACAGAATAATTCCTTCTTGAAAAATGTCCAACTCTTGGGGCGCTTGCATCATCGTCATCTTGTCAAGCTTAAAGGGTTCTGTGAAGGCAAAGACAG GTTTCTTGTTTTTGACTATATGGAAAATGGAAGGCTGAAGGATTACCTTCATG ACCCACTGAAAACACCCTTGGACTGGAGAACTAGATTACAGATTGCTATTGACATAGCGGCTGCTCTG GAGTACCTTCAGTATTTCTGTGAACCTCCTATATACAATGTGTCCATCAGCTCAAACAACATTTTCTTGGATGAGAACTTTGTTGCGAAG TTATCTGATGTGGGCTTTGTTGATTGTGATTTAATCTGCAATGGTGAATCAAATATCACTTGTTCTGAAG ATAACACTGAACAGAGAAATAGAAGACTTGTTTTCCAGTTCGGAATGCTACTTCTCGAGCTTATCACTGGGCAATCATTGCTTAATGAAGCTGAAATTGTCCATTGGATCCAAGAATCTGGATTTGCCTATTCAATCCACAAGATGGTGGACACTGATCTCGGTGATAGTTATGATTCCAAAGAACTTGGAAATTTACTTGTCGTGGCAAGATTGTGTACCAAGGCTGAGAATGATACATCAATCTCTATTCCCCAAATATTACGGTTTCTGCAGGGACATACAGGACATTCTACATTGTAA
- the LOC122005614 gene encoding putative hydrolase C777.06c isoform X1 yields the protein MGSSIGFGGGALADGGGSDVVAGRSSLIFLGTGCSGTVPNARCLIHATDPPCPVCTRALSVPPERNPNYRCNTSLLIDYCQDGVHNYIIIDVGKTFREQVLWWFTHHKISRIDSIILTHEHADAVLGLDDARVVQHDLNSIPIYCTQFTMDSVTKRFPYLVKRNLKEGHVFMFTSHLDWKIFVDDIEKPFIASGLKLIPLPVMHGEDYVCLGFFFGQKTRIAYISDVSRFPVASEYTISKSGAGQLDLLILEANSIRKVVSRSTHLSFPETLETLKRMRPKQALLVGMTHDYDHDSYNKLLEEWSSREGISVQLARDGLQVYADL from the exons ATGGGATCGTCGATCGGTTTTGGGGGTGGAGCCCTTGCTGACGGAGGTGGGTCGGATGTCGTAGCAGGTCGCTCCTCTCTCATTTTTCTCGGGACCGGTTGTTCCGGCACCGTCCCTAACGCGAGATGCTTGATCCACGCTACGGATCCTCCTTGCCCCGTCTGCACCCGGGCCCTCTCCGTTCCTCCTGAGAGAAACCCTAATTACAG GTGCAACACTTCTCTTTTGATTGATTATTGTCAAGATGGAGTACACAATTACATAATAATTGATGTGGGAAAGACGTTCAGAGAACAAGTTTTGTGGTGGTTCACTCACCATAAGATTTCTCGAATAGATTCT ATTATTCTGACTCACGAACATGCAGATGCAGTTCTTGGTCTTGATGATGCCCGGGTGGTTCAACATGATCTTAATTCAATTCCGATATACTGTACCCAATTTACAATGGACAG TGTTACAAAAAGGTTTCCATATTTAGTGAAGAGAAATTTGAAAGAAGGTCATGTATTCATGTTTACTAGTCATTTGGATTGGAAAAtttttgttgatgatattgaGAAGCCTTTTATAGCATCAGGCCTAAAGTTGATTCCTTTGCCA GTGATGCATGGTGAAGATTATGTTTGTTTAGGCTTCTTCTTTGGGCAAAAGACAAGGATTGCATATATATCTGATGTTTCACGCTTCCCTGTTGCCAGTGAATATA CTATCTCAAAATCTGGAGCTGGACAGCTGGACCTTCTGATTCTAGAGGCTAATTCAATTCGCAAG GTAGTCTCTAGGAGTACCCACCTTTCCTTTCCCGAG ACCCTTGAAACATTGAAGAGAATGCGTCCCAAGCAAGCACTTCTAGTCGGAATGACACACGACTATGACCATGACAGCTATAACAAACTACTTGAAGAATGGTCTAGCAG AGAAGGGATCTCAGTGCAGCTTGCTCGTGATGGTTTACAAGTGTATGCTGATTTGTGA